From Chelatococcus sp. YT9, a single genomic window includes:
- a CDS encoding DUF882 domain-containing protein, producing the protein MVAAGSALIAGTSGLQNAVANGDTRTISLVHAHSGESLTVTFRRNGSYDRDALRQLNHLLRDWRNQDTTTMDPKLFDILWSVHREVGSNSAIQVFSAYRSPDTNAMLRRRSSAVAKNSQHMEGKAIDFNLPDVSMAKVRAIGMRLQRGGVGYYPNTPFVHLDTGSVRSWPRMPRVQLAQLFPDGRTVHIPADGKPMAGYDLAVADIAARGDRVAGVAYADASASTGRRRSLWAALFGGDEEEDEEVVAPARTPRRTVVAARQPAPQPAAQQQVAYASSDNASTTSFFLQSANRPQSTAAAQRAQPAPAQQVPQSAPVQVAAAVPTPPRVTQPAMLQQPLELNALSNPRAAAPIIPAQLPVARPDDLTPPTSSQAVASLAPPPTPSFANIPLPPQRPSEANAAVQTAAQAAAPAVTASTLVALPLPPARPAMQAMADATPAAPQKPSEAQIALAAIAPITAAEASPAAAPMVMSFAPVSHPTPPTRPAAPQAVRTAQIENETSSQQTSTSQARQPAEPANPLQPLFRAEITHTRLANKPTVVVAQPRLVAVADRPVAQKPAQVVANSFAQKSGDDLSITRFSGPAVKPLDTVQFSTR; encoded by the coding sequence TTGGTCGCCGCGGGCAGCGCCCTGATTGCCGGCACTTCTGGTCTGCAAAATGCTGTGGCGAACGGCGATACCCGCACGATTTCCCTGGTCCATGCCCATTCCGGCGAATCACTGACCGTCACCTTCCGTCGCAACGGCTCCTATGATCGGGACGCGCTGCGGCAGCTTAATCATCTGCTGCGGGACTGGCGCAACCAAGACACCACGACCATGGATCCGAAGCTTTTCGACATCCTGTGGTCCGTCCATCGGGAGGTGGGCTCCAACAGCGCGATCCAGGTTTTTTCAGCCTATCGGTCGCCCGATACGAATGCCATGCTGCGCCGCCGCTCCAGCGCTGTCGCCAAGAACAGCCAGCACATGGAAGGCAAGGCAATCGACTTCAACCTGCCTGACGTCAGCATGGCTAAGGTTCGAGCCATTGGCATGCGTCTGCAGCGCGGCGGGGTCGGCTATTATCCGAACACGCCTTTCGTGCATCTGGATACGGGAAGCGTGCGCTCGTGGCCGCGCATGCCGCGTGTCCAGCTCGCTCAGCTCTTCCCCGATGGCCGCACCGTCCACATCCCCGCTGATGGCAAGCCTATGGCTGGTTATGACCTAGCCGTCGCGGACATCGCAGCGCGCGGCGACCGCGTGGCCGGCGTTGCCTATGCCGACGCAAGCGCTTCGACAGGACGTCGCCGCAGCTTGTGGGCAGCCTTGTTCGGTGGCGATGAGGAGGAAGACGAGGAGGTCGTCGCACCGGCGCGTACCCCGCGCCGCACTGTGGTGGCAGCTCGCCAGCCGGCTCCCCAGCCTGCCGCCCAGCAACAGGTGGCCTACGCCAGCAGCGACAACGCGAGCACGACGAGCTTCTTCCTGCAATCGGCCAATCGGCCGCAATCCACGGCAGCAGCTCAGCGGGCGCAGCCCGCACCCGCTCAGCAGGTCCCACAATCCGCACCCGTGCAAGTTGCGGCCGCAGTCCCTACACCACCGCGCGTGACGCAGCCGGCCATGTTGCAGCAGCCGCTTGAGCTTAACGCGCTCTCCAACCCGCGCGCCGCCGCGCCGATCATCCCGGCGCAGCTTCCTGTCGCGCGTCCGGACGATCTGACGCCGCCCACGTCCAGCCAAGCGGTCGCGTCTCTGGCTCCGCCGCCCACGCCATCTTTCGCCAATATTCCGCTGCCGCCCCAACGGCCGAGCGAGGCGAATGCGGCCGTGCAAACGGCCGCCCAGGCAGCGGCTCCTGCTGTAACCGCATCGACGCTGGTCGCCTTGCCGTTGCCACCGGCGCGCCCGGCTATGCAGGCGATGGCTGACGCAACGCCCGCGGCTCCACAGAAGCCTTCCGAAGCTCAGATCGCGCTTGCAGCCATCGCGCCTATCACCGCGGCGGAAGCTTCACCCGCGGCTGCGCCGATGGTGATGTCCTTCGCGCCAGTCTCGCATCCTACCCCGCCGACACGCCCTGCCGCGCCTCAAGCAGTACGGACTGCGCAGATCGAGAACGAGACGTCTAGCCAGCAGACCTCGACGAGCCAGGCACGGCAACCGGCCGAGCCCGCCAATCCCCTGCAGCCCTTGTTCCGGGCTGAAATCACGCACACGCGTCTGGCGAACAAGCCAACAGTCGTTGTCGCACAGCCGCGCCTTGTGGCTGTGGCCGACAGGCCCGTTGCGCAGAAGCCGGCACAGGTCGTGGCAAATTCCTTTGCGCAGAAATCCGGCGACGACCTCAGCATCACGCGTTTCAGCGGACCGGCGGTCAAGCCGCTCGATACGGTGCAGTTCTCGACGCGATAA